TGGGACGGCACATGCCCAAAGCCCTCGTCGAAGTAGGCGGTGCACCGATGGTACTGCGCGCCCTTCGCGGCCTTGACGCTGCGGGAATCACGCACATTGCGGTCACCGCTCCGACAGACGCCCTCGTCGATTTTGAACAACTCATCGGGAGTGCGCTGCCCGACCTATCTGCCACCGTGCGAGTCGTCGCGGGAGGAGCGTCGCGTCAGGCGTCTGTGGCCGCAGGTTTGCGATCCCTTGAACAGTTCCGTCCTGACGCGCGCACACCTGTCCTGATCCACGACGCGGCGCGCTGCCTGACACCGCCGGCGCTCATCGGCCGCGTAGCCCGAGCCATTGAAAACGGTGCCAATGCCGTCATCCCAACCTTGCCAGTAACTGACACGATCAAACCGCTTGCCACCGGCACGCACATCGACGAGGGAGACGATGCGCTATCGCCCCTCGACCCGAGTATTGACCGCTCACGCCTGCGCGCTGTTCAAACTCCGCAAGGCTTCACGTGGGACGTCATATGCCGTGCTCACGAGTACGGAGCCAGCAGAGCAGCCGACGAATCGAGCGCCGCCACCGATGATGCAGGGCTGGTGGAAGCACTGGGACTGACGGTGATGTCGATTGCGGGCGACACGATGGCATTCAAAGTGACCACCGAGTTGGACATTGCCCTGGCGCAAGCCTGTCTAGATCACGGGTACGCGCCCGATGCGTGATACCTTGCAATCGCAGGTATCTGTCTGCGGCGCGCGCCGCACCCTTGCATAAGGAGATCCCATGTCACAACACGAGCAGTCCTTCGAGCATGCTCCCA
The sequence above is a segment of the Schaalia radingae genome. Coding sequences within it:
- a CDS encoding IspD/TarI family cytidylyltransferase, translated to MSQLRSQSTTPLQAPGSHHAGIVSAEPALTESVSTESARAEFAPVKERLSVLAAAGSGTRLGRHMPKALVEVGGAPMVLRALRGLDAAGITHIAVTAPTDALVDFEQLIGSALPDLSATVRVVAGGASRQASVAAGLRSLEQFRPDARTPVLIHDAARCLTPPALIGRVARAIENGANAVIPTLPVTDTIKPLATGTHIDEGDDALSPLDPSIDRSRLRAVQTPQGFTWDVICRAHEYGASRAADESSAATDDAGLVEALGLTVMSIAGDTMAFKVTTELDIALAQACLDHGYAPDA